Proteins encoded within one genomic window of Ovis aries strain OAR_USU_Benz2616 breed Rambouillet chromosome 1, ARS-UI_Ramb_v3.0, whole genome shotgun sequence:
- the LOC101101875 gene encoding LOW QUALITY PROTEIN: histone-lysine N-methyltransferase PRDM9 (The sequence of the model RefSeq protein was modified relative to this genomic sequence to represent the inferred CDS: inserted 2 bases in 1 codon), with protein sequence MHLRAGGFLTDTPPEQPIPEQYLGLERSNGHEAEQAKDAFKDISVYFSKEEWEEMGEWEKIRYRNVKRNYEALIAIGFRATQPAFMHHRRQVIKLQVDDTEDSDEEWTPRQQGKPSSMAFRVEHNKHQKAMSRAPLSMESSLKELPGAAKLLKTSGSKQAQKPVPPPRKARIPGQHPRQKVERKRTETGVKRYSLRERKGHVYQEVSEPQDDEYLYCEECQNFFIDSCAAHGPPTFVKDCAVEKGHANRSALTLPPGLSIRLSGIPEAGLGVWNEASDLPLGLHFGPYEGQITDDEEAANSGYSWLITKGRNCYEYVDGKDTSLANWMRYVNCARDDEEQNLVALQYQGQIFYRTCQVVRPGCELLVWYGDEYGQDLGIKRNSSGKSELAAGREPKPEIHPCASCSLAFSSQKFLSQHVQRNHPSQTLLRPSARDHLQPEDPCPGNQNQQQRYSDPHSPSDKPEGREAKDRPQPLLKSIRLKRISRASSYSPRGQMRASRVHERITEEPSTSQKLNPEDTGKLLMGAGVSGIIKVKYGECGQGSKDRSSLITNQRTHTGEKPYVCRECGQSFSQKSHLIRHQRTHTGEKPYVCRECGRSFSRKSVLITHQRTHTGEKPYVCRECGQSFSWKSVLITHQRTHTGEKPYVCRECGQSFSDKSVLIRHQRTHTGEKPYVCRECGRSFSRKSVLIRHQRTHTGEKPYVCRECGRSFSVKSHLIRHQRTHTGEKPYVCRECGRSFSRKSVLIRHQRTHTGEKPYVCKECGQSFSVKSNLITHQRTHTGXKPYVCREWSSQHLDSRFDHRGPVLSPALSSCVTWGKMLNLSVSRFSSVIQGGSTSILV encoded by the exons ATGCATCTGCGCGCTGGAGGCTTCCTGACAGACACGCCCCCAGAGCAGCCAATCCCTGAGCA GTACCTTGGCCTTGAGCGCTCCAATGGCCACGAGGCCGAACAG GCAAAAGATGCTTTCAAAGACATCTCTGTAtacttctccaaggaagaatggGAAGAGATGGGAGAATGGGAAAAAATTCGATATAGGAATGTGAAAAGGAACTACGAAGCGCTGATTGCTATAG GTTTCAGAGCCACTCAACCAGCTTTCATGCATCACCGCAGGCAGGTCATCAAACTCCAGGTAGATGACACTGAGGATTCTGATGAAGAATGGACACCAAGGCAGCAAG GTAAACCTTCTTCGATGGCCTTCAGAGTGGAGCACAATAAACACCAAAAG GCAATGTCCAGGGCACCATTAAGTATGGAATCTAGTTTGAAGGAATTGCCGGGAGCAGCAAAATTGCTGAAGACAAGTGGCTCCAAGCAGGCTCAGAAACCGGTGCCCCCTCCCAGAAAAGCAAGGATCCCTGGACAGCACCCCAGGCAAAAAGTCG AACGCAAAAGAACGGAGACTGGAGTGAAGAGGTACAGTCTACGAGAAAGAAAGGGCCATGTGTACCAAGAGGTCAGCGAGCCCCAGGATGACGAGTACCTCT ATTGTGAGGAGTGTCAGAACTTCTTCATCGACAGCTGTGCTGCCCACGGGCCCCCAACCTTTGTAAAGGACTGTGCAGTGGAAAAGGGGCATGCCAACCGCTCAGCCCTCACTCTGCCCCCTGGGTTAAGTATCAGACTGTCGGGCATCCCTGAGGCTGGGCTTGGAGTGTGGAATGAGGCATCCGATCTGCCACTGGGCCTGCACTTTGGCCCCTATGAGGGCCAGATCACAGACGATGAAGAGGCCGCCAACAGTGGATACTCCTGGCTG ATCACCAAAGGGAGAAACTGCTACGAGTATGTGGATGGAAAGGACACGTCCTTGGCCAACTGGATGAG GTATGTGAACTGTGCCCGGGACGACGAGGAGCAGAACCTGGTGGCCTTGCAGTATCAAGGGCAGATCTTCTACCGAACCTGCCAGGTGGTCAGGCCGGGCTGTGAGCTGCTGGTCTGGTACGGGGACGAGTATGGCCAGGACCTCGGCATCAAGCGGAACAGCAGCGGGAAGAGCGAGCTCGCGGCCGGGAGAG AACCAAAGCCCGAGATCCACCCATGTGCCTCCTGCTCTCTGGCCTTCTCCAGTCAGAAATTCCTCAGCCAACACGTCCAACGCAATCACCCCTCTCAGACCCTCCTGAGACCATCTGCAAGAGACCACCTCCAACCAGAGGATCCCTGCCCAGGCAATCAAAATCAGCAGCAGCGATATTCCGATCCACACAGCCCAAGTGACAAACCTGAGGGTCGCGAGGCCAAGGACAGGCCCCAACCTTTGCTGAAAAGCATAAGGCTGAAGAGGATTTCAAGGGCCTCCTCCTATTCACCCAGAGGACAAATGAGGGCTTCTCGGGTGCATGAGAGAATCACAGAAGAGCCCAGCACAAGCCAGAAACTGAATCCAGAGGACACGGGCAAATTACTCATGGGGGCAGGGGTCTCAGGGATTATAAAAGTCAAGTACGGAGAGTGTGGGCAAGGATCCAAGGATAGGTCAAGTCTCATCACAAACcagaggacacacacaggggagaagccctATGTTTGCAGGGAGTGTGGGCAAAGCTTCAGTCAGAAGTCCCATCTCATCAGACACcagaggacacacacaggggagaagccctATGTTTGCAGGGAGTGTGGGCGAAGCTTCAGTCGGAAGTCAGTCCTCATCACACACcagaggacacacacaggggagaagccctATGTTTGCAGGGAGTGTGGGCAAAGCTTCAGTTGGAAGTCAGTCCTCATCACACACcagaggacacacacaggggagaagccctATGTTTGCAGGGAGTGTGGGCAAAGCTTCAGTGATAAGTCAGTCCTCATCAGACACcagaggacacacacaggggagaagccctATGTTTGCAGGGAGTGTGGGCGAAGCTTCAGTCGGAAGTCAGTCCTCATCAGACACcagaggacacacacaggggagaagccctATGTTTGCAGGGAGTGTGGGCGAAGCTTCAGTGTTAAGTCCCATCTCATCAGACACcagaggacacacacaggggagaagccctATGTTTGCAGGGAGTGTGGGCGAAGCTTCAGTCGGAAGTCAGTCCTCATCAGACACcagaggacacacacaggggagaagccctATGTTTGCAAGGAGTGTGGGCAAAGCTTCAGTGTTAAGTCAAATCTTATCACACACCAGAGGACACACACGGG GAAGCCCTATGTGTGCAGGGAGT GGTCATCACAGCATCTGGACTCCAGATTCGACCACAGGGGTCCAGTTCTCAGCCCTGCActcagcagctgtgtgacctggggcaagatGCTCAACCTGTCTGTGTCTCGATTCTCATCTGTGATACAGGGTGGGAGCACCAGCATCTTGGTCTGA